Proteins encoded in a region of the Candidatus Thorarchaeota archaeon genome:
- a CDS encoding class I SAM-dependent methyltransferase, whose translation MRDYYGARLAASRLRRCYQIASPRVQQYLNAEIDHVLERLGESKDVLELGCGYGRVLARLKNSARRVVGIDTSLASLLDGRAAGEYGLAQMNAVSTGFIDRCFDVVVCIQNGISAFRVDPSHLIRESVRITRAGGLCLFSTYSEKFWQERLDWFKAQADEGLIGEIDWKRTHDGVIVCEDGFEAKTFSREDFFRLGSATGQEFKLVEVDDSSLFLEIEVQ comes from the coding sequence ATGAGAGACTACTATGGAGCCAGACTGGCTGCGTCCCGCTTGAGGAGGTGTTATCAGATAGCCTCCCCCCGAGTGCAGCAGTATCTCAATGCTGAGATTGACCATGTGCTGGAACGTCTTGGTGAGTCTAAAGATGTGTTGGAACTTGGCTGCGGATATGGTCGTGTGCTCGCAAGACTGAAGAACTCCGCCAGACGAGTTGTCGGGATTGACACATCGCTCGCCAGCCTGCTGGATGGACGAGCTGCTGGTGAATACGGCCTTGCCCAGATGAATGCGGTCAGTACGGGCTTCATTGACCGCTGCTTTGACGTTGTCGTCTGCATCCAGAATGGCATCTCAGCCTTCAGAGTCGACCCCTCGCATCTCATTCGGGAGAGTGTACGCATCACGAGAGCGGGGGGACTGTGTCTCTTCTCGACATACTCGGAGAAGTTCTGGCAGGAGAGACTCGACTGGTTCAAGGCTCAGGCGGATGAGGGACTGATTGGAGAGATAGACTGGAAGAGGACACATGACGGGGTGATTGTCTGTGAAGACGGCTTTGAAGCCAAGACGTTCTCTCGGGAGGACTTCTTCAGACTGGGCTCAGCAACCGGACAGGAGTTTAAACTGGTGGAGGTGGACGATTCAAGCCTCTTCCTTGAAATCGAGGTTCAGTAG
- a CDS encoding 4Fe-4S dicluster domain-containing protein: MRIIKMYKKFLEPFLECLGQFGRLYAPVRKNGVLTYGPIESISEAVFSDEHPLIPIKKLFHPMKFDMFRFGESGFQPDYSMVEKRVIIGVHPCEIHSLLRLDDVFMADPPDPYYSQLRHNSAILGFSCMPTENSLCTSTGTDIVEEGYDLFFIDLDQFYLVWVGSSLGHDMILCHDEFFEDEVTHEDIAKYVAWREKRNLAFKKSFAFRNMPDLMELSYNSEIWEQFGKKCLSCGQCSMVCPTCNCYDTTDVLDVSNKVSGRRERMWDSCMFVDYSLVAGGHNFRATRADRLKLWYTHKLKTFGKEYGRPSCVGCGRCVDTCPVDINVLTVSQALSAREVPK; encoded by the coding sequence GTGCGCATCATCAAGATGTACAAGAAGTTCCTCGAGCCTTTCCTTGAGTGCTTGGGGCAGTTCGGCAGGCTCTACGCTCCAGTCAGGAAGAATGGAGTCCTGACGTATGGTCCCATAGAGAGCATCAGTGAAGCTGTCTTTTCTGATGAGCATCCTCTGATACCCATCAAGAAGCTCTTTCACCCGATGAAGTTCGACATGTTCAGGTTTGGCGAGTCTGGTTTTCAGCCTGACTACTCGATGGTGGAGAAGCGGGTGATAATTGGAGTTCACCCGTGTGAGATTCACAGTCTTCTCCGACTTGACGATGTCTTCATGGCCGACCCTCCGGACCCGTACTACTCACAACTGAGGCACAACAGTGCAATCCTCGGTTTCTCCTGCATGCCTACTGAGAACTCGCTCTGCACTTCCACCGGGACCGACATAGTAGAGGAAGGATACGACCTGTTCTTCATTGACCTGGACCAGTTCTACCTGGTATGGGTTGGGTCAAGTCTCGGCCATGACATGATCCTGTGCCATGATGAGTTCTTCGAGGACGAGGTCACACACGAAGACATCGCCAAGTATGTTGCCTGGCGAGAGAAGAGGAACTTGGCGTTCAAGAAGTCCTTCGCCTTTCGTAACATGCCAGACTTGATGGAGCTCAGCTACAACTCGGAGATATGGGAGCAGTTCGGTAAGAAGTGCCTCTCTTGTGGCCAGTGTTCCATGGTCTGTCCAACGTGTAACTGCTATGACACCACCGATGTGCTAGACGTGAGCAACAAGGTGAGTGGACGACGCGAGAGGATGTGGGACAGCTGCATGTTTGTAGACTACAGTCTGGTTGCTGGAGGTCACAACTTCAGGGCCACTAGAGCCGATCGACTGAAGCTCTGGTACACGCACAAGCTGAAGACCTTCGGGAAGGAGTACGGTCGTCCCTCCTGTGTGGGATGTGGACGATGCGTAGACACATGTCCCGTGGACATCAATGTCCTGACTGTTTCACAAGCGCTGTCTGCAAGGGAGGTGCCCAAGTGA